A genomic region of Cannabis sativa cultivar Pink pepper isolate KNU-18-1 chromosome 1, ASM2916894v1, whole genome shotgun sequence contains the following coding sequences:
- the LOC133036205 gene encoding uncharacterized protein LOC133036205, which translates to MRRSFTESPKDMKETLLAKMDELMAMVKGAPTPGEPTPAPQNEEQEASDNEDVFPEDWEADDNEAPSTPLEAIITAIGDTQSQDEVLLLPGPPENVPFVRKRKPPKYLNDYTAEKKKRRVLPENVDPERPADRRLLRTFKRWLIRDIPNARPRNVHTGVGDVKFFTTLFLRSEWLHDDHIDAISHLMRRRRHHFPELYPQPGVILDTTLPQFLIGIWSCQTGDRSTFEWPDAVNQYYLGMESRYMPCWKDLNFIYFVLYFDHQKHWVAVEVDIDMWQIRVYDNDLSCTTDAQFDAIMLPWTELFPYLLRSTGYYDQVNNNILNVDLGDSSQLRSSKTSGDCRVYALEYIEHLMLNRSLDNITDDSMRMFRDRWCIILLAMSTRRNKGKFPILTPEEIKQEPDCGEITPQMQKVLDDMKRFEDERLMNEWRLHVASCRKCNR; encoded by the exons ATGAGGCGGTCGTTCACAGAGAGTCCAAAAGATATGAAGGAGACTCTACTGGCTAAGATGGACGAGTTGATGGCTATGGTAAAAGGAGCGCCCACACCTGGAGAGCCCACACCTGCACCGCAAAATGAGGAACAAGAGGCGAGTGATAACGAAGATGTCTTCCCAGAAGATTGGGAAGCAGATGATAACGAGGCACCGTCAACTCCATTGGAAGCAATTATCACGGCCATTGGGGATACACAATCACAGGACGAAGTCCTACTTCTACCTGGACCCCCAGAAAATGTGCCATTTGTGAGGAAGAGGAAGCCGCCAAAGTACTTGAACGACTACACTGCGGAAAAGAAAAAGAGGCGAGTTCTTCCGGAGAACGTAGACCCGGAGAGACCAGCAGACCGTAGATTGCTTCGTACGTTCAAGAGGTGGTTGATTAGAGACATTCCCAATGCCCGACCTAGGAATGTGCACACCGGTGTTGGCGATGTCAAGTTCTTCACAACTTTGTTTCTTAGGTCGGAGTGGCTTCACGATGAT CACATAGATGCCATATCACACTTGATGAGGAGGAGACGCCATCATTTTCCAGAGTTGTACCCTCAGCCAGGTGTGATTTTGGACACAACACTTCCACAATTCCTCATAGGCATTTGGAGCTGCCAGACTGGTGACAGAAGTACGTTCGAATGGCCAGATGCAGTGAACCAGTACTATCTGGGTATGGAGAGCCGTTACATGCCATGTTGGAAGGATTTGAACTTCATATACTTCGTCCTGTACTTCGATCATCAAAAACATTGGGTTGCTGTTGAGGTAGATATTGATATGTGGCAGATTCGGGTGTACGATAATGATTTATCATGCACCACCGACGCACAGTTTGATGCCATCATGCTACCTTGGACTGAGTTGTTTCCATATCTGCTGAGGTCTACTGGCTATTATGATCAAGTGAACAACAACATTCTGAATGTGGACTTAGGGGACAGTAGCCAACTCAGATCAAGTAAAACAAG TGGTGATTGCAGGGTGTATGCACTTGAGTACATCGAACACCTAATGCTGAATCGGTCCTTGGACAACATTACAGACGATAGCATGAGAATGTTCAGAGATCGGTGGTGT ATAATTCTCTTAGCAATGTCTACTAGAAGGAACAAGGGCAAATTTCCGATTCTTACTCCTGAAGAGATCAAGCAGGAGCCTGATTGTGGGGAAATTACGCCTCAAATGCAAAAAGTGCTTGACGACATGAAACGTTTTGAAGATGAACGGCTTATGAACGAGTGGAG GCTACATGTCGCTTCATGTCGCAAATGTAATCGTTAA